In Gorilla gorilla gorilla isolate KB3781 chromosome 12, NHGRI_mGorGor1-v2.1_pri, whole genome shotgun sequence, the following are encoded in one genomic region:
- the BCL11A gene encoding B-cell lymphoma/leukemia 11A isoform X14 has translation MSAEYAPQGICKDEPSSYTCTTCKQPFTSAWFLLQHAQNTHGLRIYLESEHGSPLTPRVGIPSGLGAECPSQPPLHGIHIADNNPFNLLRIPGSVSREASGLAEGRFPPTPPLFSPPPRHHLDPHRIERLGAEEMALATHHPSAFDRVLRLNPMAMEPPAMDFSRRLRELAGNTSSPPLSPGRPSPMQRLLQPFQPGSKPPFLATPPLPPLQSAPPPSQPPVKSKSCEFCGKTFKFQSNLVVHRRSHTGEKPYKCNLCDHACTQASKLKRHMKTHMHKSSPMTVKSDDGLSTASSPEPGTSDLVGSASSALKSVVAKFKSENDPNLIPENGDEEEEEDDEEEEEEEEEEEEELTESERVDYGFGLSLEAARHHENSSRGAVVGVGDESRALPDVMQGMVLSSMQHFSEAFHQVLGEKHKRGHLAEAEGHRDTCDEDSVAGESDRIDDGTVNGRGCSPGESASGGLSKKLLLGSPSSLSPFSKRIKLEKEFDLPPAAMPNTENVYSQWLAGYAASRQLKDPFLSFGDSRQSPFASSSEHSSENGSLRFSTPPGELDGGISGRSGTGSGGSTPHISGPGPGRPSSKEGRRSDTCEYCGKVFKNCSNLTVHRRSHTGERPYKCELCNYACAQSSKLTRHMKTHGQVGKDVYKCEICKMPFSVYSTLEKHMKKWHSDRVLNNDIKTE, from the coding sequence GTAAAGATGAGCCCAGCAGCTACACATGTACAACTTGCAAACAGCCATTCACCAGTGCATGGTTTCTCTTGCAACACGCACAGAACACTCATGGATTAAGAATCTACTTAGAAAGCGAACACGGAAGTCCCCTGACCCCGCGGGTTGGTATCCCTTCAGGACTAGGTGCAGAATGTCCTTCCCAGCCACCTCTCCATGGGATTCATATTGCAGACAATAACCCCTTTAACCTGCTAAGAATACCAGGATCAGTATCGAGAGAGGCTTCCGGCCTGGCAGAAGGGCGCTTTCCACCCACTCCCCCCCTGTTTAGTCCACCACCGAGACATCACTTGGACCCCCACCGCATAGAGCGCCTGGGGGCGGAAGAGATGGCCCTGGCCACCCATCACCCGAGTGCCTTTGACAGGGTGCTGCGGTTGAATCCAATGGCTATGGAGCCTCCCGCCATGGATTTCTCTAGGAGACTTAGAGAGCTGGCAGGGAACACGTCTAGCCCACCGCTGTCCCCAGGCCGGCCCAGCCCTATGCAAAGGTTACTGCAACCATTCCAGCCAGGTAGCAAGCCGCCCTTCCTGGCGACGCcccccctccctcctctgcaatccgcccctcctccctcccagcccccgGTCAAGTCCAAGTCATGCGAGTTCTGCGGCAAGACGTTCAAATTTCAGAGCAACCTGGTAGTGCACCGGCGCAGCCACACGGGCGAGAAGCCCTACAAGTGCAACCTGTGCGACCACGCGTGCACCCAGGCCAGCAAGCTGAAGCGCCACATGAAGACGCACATGCACAAATCGTCCCCCATGACGGTCAAGTCCGACGACGGTCTCTCCACCGCCAGCTCCCCGGAACCCGGCACCAGCGACTTGGTGGGCAGCGCCAGCAGCGCGCTCAAGTCTGTGGTGGCCAAGTTCAAGAGCGAGAACGACCCCAACCTGATCCCGGAGAACGGGgacgaggaggaagaggaggacgacgaggaagaggaagaagaggaggaagaggaggaggaggagctgacGGAGAGCGAGAGGGTGGACTACGGCTTCGGGCTGAGCCTGGAGGCGGCGCGCCACCACGAGAACAGCTCGCGGGGCGCGGTCGTGGGCGTGGGCGACGAGAGCCGCGCCCTGCCCGACGTCATGCAGGGCATGGTGCTCAGCTCCATGCAGCACTTCAGCGAGGCCTTCCACCAGGTCCTGGGCGAGAAGCATAAGCGCGGCCACCTGGCCGAGGCCGAGGGCCACAGGGACACTTGCGACGAAGACTCGGTGGCCGGCGAGTCGGACCGCATAGACGATGGCACTGTTAATGGCCGCGGCTGCTCCCCGGGCGAGTCGGCCTCGGGGGGCCTGTCCAAAAAGCTGCTGCTGGGCAGCCCCAGCTCGCTGAGCCCCTTCTCTAAGCGCATCAAGCTCGAGAAGGAGTTCGACCTGCCCCCGGCCGCGATGCCCAACACGGAGAACGTGTACTCGCAGTGGCTCGCCGGCTACGCGGCCTCCAGGCAGCTCAAAGATCCCTTCCTTAGCTTCGGAGACTCCAGACAATCGCCTTTTGCCTCCTCGTCGGAGCACTCCTCGGAGAACGGGAGCTTGCGCTTCTCCACACCGCCCGGGGAGCTGGACGGAGGGATCTCGGGGCGCAGCGGCACGGGAAGTGGAGGGAGCACGCCCCATATTAGTGGTCCGGGCCCGGGCAGGCCCAGCTCAAAAGAGGGCAGACGCAGCGACACTTGTGAGTACTGTGGGAAAGTCTTCAAGAACTGTAGCAATCTCACTGTCCACAGGAGAAGCCACACGGGCGAAAGGCCTTATAAATGCGAGCTGTGCAACTATGCCTGTGCCCAGAGTAGCAAGCTCACCAGGCACATGAAAACGCATGGCCAGGTGGGGAAGGACGTTTACAAATGTGAAATTTGTAAGATGCCTTTTAGCGTGTACAGTACCCTggagaaacacatgaaaaaatggcaCAGTGATCGAGTGTTGAATAATGATATAAAAACTGAATAG